GGACCGCTTCGTGTTCTTCCTGGCCCCGATGATGAGTTTCGTTCTGGCGATGGTCGCCTGGGCGGTTATCCCGTTCAATGACGGCTGGGTTCTGGCCGATATCAACGTTGCGATCCTGTTCGTTTTCGCCGTGTCCTCGCTTGAGGTTTACGGTGTGATCATGGGCGGCTGGGCGTCGAACTCGAAATACCCGTTCCTCGGCTCGCTTAGGTCAGCCGCACAGATGATTTCTTACGAGGTCTCGATCGGCCTGATCATCATTGGTGTGATCCTGACGACCGGCTCGATGAACTTCGGTGATATCGTGATGGCGCAGGACGGCAAGGGGCTCTTGAGCTGGTATTGGCTGCCGCACTTCCCGATGGTTTTCCTGTTCCTGATCTCGGCGCTGGCCGAAACCAACCGCCCGCCTTTTGATCTTCCAGAGGCTGAATCGGAACTGGTCGCAGGCTATCAGGTGGAATACTCGTCGACCCCGTTCTTGCTTTTCATGATCGGTGAATACGTGGCCATCGTTCTGATGTGTACGCTGATTTCGATCCTGTTCTTCGGCGGCTGGCTGTCGCCGGTCGAGGCGCTGCCGGATGGTATCCTGTGGCTGTTTGCCAAGATCTTCTTCTTCTTCTTTGTCTTCTCGATGATCAAGGCGATCACGCCGCGCTATCGCTATGACCAGTTGATGCGCATTGGTTGGAAAGTCTTCCTGCCCTTGTCGCTGGCATGGGTTGTTCTGGTGGCATTCTTCGCCCAATACGGGGCATTCTGGGGCACTTACGCCCGCTGGACAGTGGGGGGCTGATCAATGGCTTTTGATTACGCACGCGCAACGAAATACTTTCTGCTGACGGACTTCATCAAAGGGTTCGGGCTGGGGCTGAAATACTTCTTCGCGCCCAAGGCGACGCTGAACTACCCGCATGAAAAAGGGCCGTTGTCCCCTCGTTTTCGGGGTGAGCACGCGCTGCGCCGTTATCCCAACGGGGAAGAGCGTTGCATTGCCTGTAAACTGTGCGAGGCGATATGCCCCGCGCAGGCGATCACAATTGACGCGGAACCCCGCGAAGACGGCTCGCGCCGCACCACGCGCTATGACATCGACATGACCAAATGCATCTATTGCGGCTTCTGCCAGGAAGCCTGCCCGGTGGATGCGATCGTCGAAGGCCCGAATTTCGAGTTCGCGACCGAAACGCGTGAGGAACTGTTTTACGACAAGGCCAAACTGCTTGAGAACGGCGAACGCTGGGAAGCCGAGATTGCCCGCAATATCGAACTTGATGCGCCGTATCGCTAAGTAATCCCGAAGGAAAAGCCATGAACGATTTCTCCAAAATGTATGCACAGATGATGGAGCAGGGGCAGGAAATGCTCCGCAACTTCAACCCTGCGCTGGAGACGTTCAAACCGCAGGGTTTTGACAAGCTCATGCCGACCATGCCGAAAGACATGATGGATATGATGTTTGGCAACGCCTTCAACAAGGATGGTCTGGACGCCAAGACGCGGATGTTGATCACGCTGGCAGGTTTGACCGTGTTGGGCGCGCAGGCTGACGCGCAGATCAAGCTGACCGTGCGCCACGCTTTGGAAGCGGGCGCGACAGAAAAAGAGATCGCCGAGGTGATCTATCAAATGTCGATGCTCGGTGGTCTTCCGGCCATGACCCGTGCATTGGAACTGGCGCAAGCCGTGTTTGACGACAACGAGGAGGGGGACGCATGAGCGTTGCCGATTTCGCATTTTACCTCTTTGCCCTGACCACCGTGGTGGGCGGGTTCTTTACCGTGATGGCAAGAAACCCAGTGCATTCGGTGCTGTGGCTGATCACCGCTTTCGTTGGTGCCACAGGGCTGTTCGTTCTGCTGGGGGCTGAGTTTGTGGCAATGCTTTTGATGATCGTCTATGTGGGTGCAGTCGCGGTTCTGTTCCTGTTCGTTGTAATGATGCTGGATGTGGACTTTGCGGCGTTGAAAGCCGAGATGTCCAAGTCGCTGCCCTTGGCTCTGTTGATCGGTGTCATCCTTCTGATGGAACTGGGTACGATCTTCGGGGTCTGGCAGTTCTCAGACGGGGCCGAAGCGGCGCGTGCCGCAGTAACGCCGGCTCTGGACGTGGCACATAACACGCAGGCACTGGGTCAAATCCTCTATACCGACTACATCCTGCTGTTCCAGCTGGCGGGTCTGATCCTGCTGGTCGCCATGATCGGCGCCATCGTTCTGACCTTGCGTCACCGCACCAATGTGAAGCGTCAGAATGTGATTGCCCAGATGCACCGCGACCCGGCCAAAGCGATGGAAATCATCGACGTGAAACCGGGGCAGGGGCTGTGAGTGGATCCGAGATGAAAACGAATAACAAGACTTGGGCGCGCTGCACCGGTAGCCAAGCCCGGAACGAAGGGACGCAAGCACATGGTTGGACTTGAACATTATCTCGCGGTCGGGGCGGCCCTGTTCGTCATCGGCATTTTCGGGCTGTTCTTGAACCGCAAGAACATCATCATTTTGCTGATGTCGATTGAGCTGATGCTGCTGGCGGTGAACATCAACCTCGTGGCGTTCTCGAGCTATCTTGGCGATCTGGCCGGGCAGGTTTTCACGCTCTTTGTATTGACCGTGGCCGCCGCCGAGGCCGCCATTGGCCTGGCGATCCTGGTCAGCTTCTTCCGCAACCGTGGCACAATTGATGTCGAAGACGTCAACGTGATGAAAGGCTAACGGCAAATGGTACAGATCATCCTCTTTGCCCCGCTTATCGGTGCGCTGATTGCGGGCTTCGGCCATCGGATCATAGGTGACAAGGGCGCACAGGTTTTAACCACCGCGCTGTTGTTCTTGTCCGCGCTTTTGTCCTGGGCTGTGTTCCTGAGCCTTGGATCGGAAACGCAGCACATTCACCTGATGAACTGGGTGCAGTCCGGCACGCTGACCGTTGACTGGTCGATCCGTCTGGACCGCTTGACCGCGATCATGTTGATCGTCGTCACCACCGTGTCGTCGCTGGTACACCTCTATTCGATGGGCTACATGGCTCACGATCCACAGTTCGAGGGCGAAAGCTATCGTCCCCGCTTCTTCGCCTATCTCAGCTTCTTTACCTTTACGATGCTGATGCTGGTCACCGCCGATAACCTGCTGCAGATGTTCTTTGGTTGGGAAGGCGTAGGCGTCGCGTCTTATCTGCTGATTGGCTTTTACTATAAGAAACCGTCGGCCAACGCGGCGGCGATCAAAGCCTTCGTGGTCAACCGTGTCGGTGATTTCGGCTTCTTGCTGGGGCTGTTCGGGTTGTATTATCTGACCGACTCTCTGATGTTGGACGACATCTTTGCCGCCGCCCCCGCGCTGGCCGAGACCGAGCTTCATTTCCTGTGGCGCGACTGGAACGCTGCCAACTTGTTGGCCTTCCTGCTGTTTGTTGGCGCCATGGGTAAATCGGCGCAATTGTTCCTGCACACCTGGTTGCCGGATGCGATGGAAGGCCCGACCCCGGTGTCGGCTCTGATCCACGCGGCCACCATGGTGACCGCCGGTGTCTTCCTCGTTTGCCGCATGTCGCCTTTGATGGAATACGCTCCCGAAGCGACAGGATTCATCGTATTTCTTGGGGCAACCACCGCGTTCTTCGCGGCCACGGTGGGACTTGTGCAAAACGATATCAAAAGGGTGATCGCTTATTCGACCTGTTCGCAGTTGGGGTATATGTTCGTTGCGGCTGGCGTTGGTGTTTACTCGGTCGCAATGTTCCACCTGCTGACCCACGCCTTCTTTAAAGCGATGCTGTTTCTTGGGGCGGGTTCCGTGATCCACGGGATGCACCATGAACAGGACATGCGGAACTATGGTGATCTGCGCAAGAAGCTTCCCGTCACGTTCTGGGCGATGATGATCGGAACGCTTGCCATCACCGGGGTTGGTATTCCGCTGACCACCATTGGCTTTGCTGGCTTCCTGTCGAAAGACGCAATCATCGAAAGCGCCTATGCCGGTACCAACGGGGGCTATGCCTTCTGGATGCTGGTCATCGCAGCCCTGTTTACCAGCTTCTATAGCTGGCGCCTGATGTTCATGACCTTCTATGGCAAAGCGCGCGGCGACAAGCACACGCATGAACACGCGCATGAAAGCCCGATGGTCATGTTGGTGCCGCTGGGTGTTCTTGCGCTCGGGTCAATCTTCGCAGGCATGATCTGGTATGGATCTTTCTTTGGTGACCACCACAAGGTCAACGCGTTCTTCGGCATCGAAGCTCATGCAGAGGCTGGTGATCACGGTGAGGCAACGGACGACCATGGCGACGAGGCTGAAGCAGCTGAAGCAACTGCCGAAACCGCGCCTGCAGATGCAGACCATGCCACGGACGAAGCACATGCCGAAACAATGGCTGATCCGGCCCACGCCCCGGTTGCCGCCGTCCATCACAGAGAAGCCCCGAAAGGCGCGATCTTTATGGCCCCCGATAACCACGTGATTGACGATGCCCACCATGCGCCTGCATGGGTCAAGGTGTCGCCCTTCATCGCGATGCTGATCGGGTTTGTCGTGGCCTTCTGGTTCTACATCGTGAACACCAGCCTGCCCAAGCGGTTGGCCGACACATTCCCGCATGTCTATCAGTTCCTTCTGAACAAATGGTATTTCGACGAGATCTATGACGTGATTTTAGTGAAGCCTGCTTCTGTCATCGGTCGGTTCCTATGGAAGCGCGGTGACGGCAACGTCATTGATGGCTTCCTGAACGGTGTCGCCATGGGCGTAGTGCCTTGGTTCACCAAACAGGCTGGTCGGGCACAAAACGGTTACGTCTTCTCTTACGCCTTCGCGATGGTGCTTGGCATCGTCGCTCTGGTGACAATCATGATCCTCTTCAGCGGTGGAGCGCACTAATGAACAACCTGCTTTCCATCATCACGTTCCTGCCGCTGGTCGCGGCTGTGATCCTTGCGCTGTTTTTGCGCGGGGATGACGAAGCGGCAGCGCGCAATGCCAAGTGGCTTGCGCTTGCGGCAACCGTGGCGACCTTCT
This DNA window, taken from Aliiroseovarius sp. F47248L, encodes the following:
- the nuoK gene encoding NADH-quinone oxidoreductase subunit NuoK, which encodes MVGLEHYLAVGAALFVIGIFGLFLNRKNIIILLMSIELMLLAVNINLVAFSSYLGDLAGQVFTLFVLTVAAAEAAIGLAILVSFFRNRGTIDVEDVNVMKG
- the nuoL gene encoding NADH-quinone oxidoreductase subunit L, with the translated sequence MVQIILFAPLIGALIAGFGHRIIGDKGAQVLTTALLFLSALLSWAVFLSLGSETQHIHLMNWVQSGTLTVDWSIRLDRLTAIMLIVVTTVSSLVHLYSMGYMAHDPQFEGESYRPRFFAYLSFFTFTMLMLVTADNLLQMFFGWEGVGVASYLLIGFYYKKPSANAAAIKAFVVNRVGDFGFLLGLFGLYYLTDSLMLDDIFAAAPALAETELHFLWRDWNAANLLAFLLFVGAMGKSAQLFLHTWLPDAMEGPTPVSALIHAATMVTAGVFLVCRMSPLMEYAPEATGFIVFLGATTAFFAATVGLVQNDIKRVIAYSTCSQLGYMFVAAGVGVYSVAMFHLLTHAFFKAMLFLGAGSVIHGMHHEQDMRNYGDLRKKLPVTFWAMMIGTLAITGVGIPLTTIGFAGFLSKDAIIESAYAGTNGGYAFWMLVIAALFTSFYSWRLMFMTFYGKARGDKHTHEHAHESPMVMLVPLGVLALGSIFAGMIWYGSFFGDHHKVNAFFGIEAHAEAGDHGEATDDHGDEAEAAEATAETAPADADHATDEAHAETMADPAHAPVAAVHHREAPKGAIFMAPDNHVIDDAHHAPAWVKVSPFIAMLIGFVVAFWFYIVNTSLPKRLADTFPHVYQFLLNKWYFDEIYDVILVKPASVIGRFLWKRGDGNVIDGFLNGVAMGVVPWFTKQAGRAQNGYVFSYAFAMVLGIVALVTIMILFSGGAH
- a CDS encoding carboxymuconolactone decarboxylase family protein yields the protein MNDFSKMYAQMMEQGQEMLRNFNPALETFKPQGFDKLMPTMPKDMMDMMFGNAFNKDGLDAKTRMLITLAGLTVLGAQADAQIKLTVRHALEAGATEKEIAEVIYQMSMLGGLPAMTRALELAQAVFDDNEEGDA
- a CDS encoding NADH-quinone oxidoreductase subunit J; its protein translation is MSVADFAFYLFALTTVVGGFFTVMARNPVHSVLWLITAFVGATGLFVLLGAEFVAMLLMIVYVGAVAVLFLFVVMMLDVDFAALKAEMSKSLPLALLIGVILLMELGTIFGVWQFSDGAEAARAAVTPALDVAHNTQALGQILYTDYILLFQLAGLILLVAMIGAIVLTLRHRTNVKRQNVIAQMHRDPAKAMEIIDVKPGQGL
- the nuoH gene encoding NADH-quinone oxidoreductase subunit NuoH, producing MVEFFTTTNLGIALLIIGQCLLIVVPLLVALAFLLYFDRKVWAAVQMRKGPNVVGAFGVLQSFADFIKYVLKEIIVPAGADRFVFFLAPMMSFVLAMVAWAVIPFNDGWVLADINVAILFVFAVSSLEVYGVIMGGWASNSKYPFLGSLRSAAQMISYEVSIGLIIIGVILTTGSMNFGDIVMAQDGKGLLSWYWLPHFPMVFLFLISALAETNRPPFDLPEAESELVAGYQVEYSSTPFLLFMIGEYVAIVLMCTLISILFFGGWLSPVEALPDGILWLFAKIFFFFFVFSMIKAITPRYRYDQLMRIGWKVFLPLSLAWVVLVAFFAQYGAFWGTYARWTVGG
- the nuoI gene encoding NADH-quinone oxidoreductase subunit NuoI; this encodes MAFDYARATKYFLLTDFIKGFGLGLKYFFAPKATLNYPHEKGPLSPRFRGEHALRRYPNGEERCIACKLCEAICPAQAITIDAEPREDGSRRTTRYDIDMTKCIYCGFCQEACPVDAIVEGPNFEFATETREELFYDKAKLLENGERWEAEIARNIELDAPYR